From the genome of Mycetocola spongiae, one region includes:
- a CDS encoding universal stress protein — protein MTAFAGTAIPRLVIGVMPGQAAVVIDTALGAAAAMNARAIFAYVQRGSALIEQADFSARDSLSLSPEADEESGRILAGLRAYIAARPDAARVDWKLVELGGDPVRALDRLAEAEDAAMIVMGGVRRGFAHRAEDLIGGSPATWLARHQLRPVLVVPDDRGPRIDPERPEATPEETTS, from the coding sequence ATGACCGCCTTCGCCGGAACCGCAATTCCCCGCCTCGTGATCGGCGTGATGCCCGGTCAGGCGGCCGTGGTCATCGATACCGCACTCGGTGCCGCCGCGGCCATGAACGCCCGCGCGATCTTCGCCTATGTGCAGCGCGGGAGCGCGCTGATCGAACAGGCCGATTTTTCGGCCCGCGACTCCCTCTCGCTCTCCCCCGAGGCCGATGAGGAATCCGGCCGCATCCTGGCCGGCCTGCGCGCGTATATCGCCGCCCGGCCGGATGCCGCGCGCGTGGACTGGAAACTCGTGGAGCTCGGCGGCGATCCCGTCCGCGCCCTGGATCGGCTGGCCGAGGCCGAGGACGCCGCGATGATCGTGATGGGCGGCGTGCGCCGCGGCTTCGCCCACCGCGCCGAGGACCTGATCGGCGGCTCCCCCGCCACCTGGCTCGCCCGCCATCAGCTACGCCCCGTCCTGGTGGTACCCGATGACCGCGGCCCCCGCATCGATCCCGAACGCCCCGAGGCCACACCCGAGGAGACGACCTCCTAG
- a CDS encoding HdeD family acid-resistance protein has translation MTSNTVIDTRSLPEKAVRGIRAGLIVTGAIGILVGILILAQPGSALVAVGWLFGLYFIVAGILRLTTTILAKESGTAARIFTGILGALLIIGGIYTLANPVFGAAVLAMVIGITWVIEGIASLADRSNDRARWFAVVYGIISIVAGVLVFFIPVTTAAVLLVFVAIMMIVAGVVQIVQAFLFGRHGK, from the coding sequence ATGACAAGCAATACGGTTATCGACACCCGGAGCCTCCCGGAGAAGGCGGTTCGCGGCATTCGCGCCGGTCTCATCGTGACCGGGGCCATCGGAATCCTCGTGGGTATTCTGATCCTCGCCCAGCCCGGTTCCGCCCTCGTCGCCGTGGGTTGGCTCTTTGGTCTCTACTTCATCGTGGCCGGAATCCTGCGCCTGACCACCACGATTCTCGCCAAGGAATCCGGCACTGCCGCCCGCATCTTCACCGGAATCCTCGGTGCGCTGCTGATCATCGGTGGTATCTATACCCTCGCCAACCCGGTCTTTGGTGCCGCGGTTCTGGCCATGGTCATCGGAATCACCTGGGTCATCGAGGGTATCGCCTCGCTGGCCGACCGCAGCAACGACCGCGCACGCTGGTTCGCCGTGGTCTACGGAATCATCAGCATCGTCGCCGGTGTGCTCGTCTTTTTCATTCCCGTGACCACCGCGGCCGTCCTGCTGGTCTTTGTGGCCATCATGATGATCGTGGCCGGCGTGGTGCAGATCGTTCAGGCCTTCCTGTTTGGCCGCCACGGCAAGTAG
- a CDS encoding SDR family oxidoreductase produces MSEILTPGSLSGKNVLVTGSSRGVGADTVRYFAEAGANVVINFRNKEARAVKLAEQIREAGGTAISVGADLTDPASVAELMATIAAEYGSLDILVLNASGGMESGMAEDYALTLNRDAQLNVLEAARPLLSAGSRVVFVTSHQAHFIKTTPTMPEYLPVALSKRAGEDALREQIPALTEAGIEFIVVSGDMIEGTITATLLDRMNPGAIAERRAQAGKLYNVAEFAAEVALAAVEPVPADNTRLVGDTASFGG; encoded by the coding sequence GTGTCTGAAATCCTCACCCCGGGAAGCCTGTCCGGTAAAAACGTCCTCGTGACCGGATCTTCGCGGGGAGTGGGCGCCGATACCGTGCGCTACTTTGCCGAGGCCGGCGCCAATGTTGTGATCAACTTCCGTAATAAGGAGGCCCGCGCGGTGAAGCTCGCCGAGCAGATCCGCGAGGCCGGTGGCACCGCGATCAGCGTGGGTGCCGACCTGACCGATCCCGCGTCCGTGGCCGAGCTGATGGCGACCATCGCGGCCGAGTATGGCTCGCTGGATATCCTCGTGCTTAACGCCTCGGGCGGCATGGAATCCGGCATGGCCGAGGATTATGCCCTGACGCTGAACCGCGATGCCCAGCTGAACGTGCTGGAGGCCGCACGCCCGCTGCTGTCTGCCGGTTCGCGCGTGGTTTTTGTGACCAGCCACCAGGCCCACTTTATTAAGACCACCCCGACCATGCCCGAGTACCTGCCGGTCGCGCTGTCCAAGCGCGCGGGCGAGGATGCGCTGCGCGAGCAGATCCCCGCGCTCACCGAGGCGGGTATCGAGTTTATTGTGGTCTCGGGCGACATGATCGAGGGAACCATCACGGCCACGCTGCTGGACCGGATGAACCCCGGCGCGATTGCCGAGCGCCGGGCACAGGCCGGCAAGCTCTATAACGTGGCCGAGTTTGCCGCCGAGGTGGCCCTCGCCGCCGTGGAGCCCGTCCCCGCGGATAACACTCGCCTGGTTGGCGATACCGCGAGCTTCGGCGGCTAA
- a CDS encoding NfeD family protein yields the protein MEITPYIWIAWLALILIFIIIEMLTLEFTFLMLAIGSFIGLLSGVIQVPWYGQIIIAGVAAMLLIFLVRPPLLRALQRGGDPTKSNLDALIGLGGTVLETVSAGTGLVKLANGDTWTARTESSAPGSALEPGTPITVAVIDGATALVKPEQVV from the coding sequence ATGGAGATCACACCGTATATCTGGATCGCGTGGCTTGCGCTGATCCTCATATTCATCATCATCGAGATGCTCACCCTGGAATTTACGTTCCTGATGTTGGCCATCGGAAGCTTCATCGGGCTGCTCAGCGGCGTCATCCAGGTCCCCTGGTACGGGCAGATCATCATCGCGGGTGTCGCCGCAATGCTGCTGATCTTCCTCGTCCGGCCTCCCCTACTCCGCGCCCTCCAGCGCGGCGGGGATCCCACCAAGAGCAACCTCGATGCCCTGATCGGCCTCGGGGGCACGGTCCTGGAGACCGTCTCGGCCGGCACCGGCCTGGTGAAGCTCGCCAATGGCGATACCTGGACCGCCCGCACCGAAAGCTCCGCCCCGGGCAGCGCCCTTGAACCCGGGACCCCCATCACCGTCGCCGTTATCGACGGAGCCACCGCGCTCGTGAAACCCGAACAGGTTGTTTAA
- a CDS encoding SPFH domain-containing protein, giving the protein MSAGTIVGLIALVIVIIFVLVVISRAVRIIPQSQSGIVERLGRYHKTLQPGLNILVPFIDRLRPLIDMREQVVSFPPQPVITEDNLVVSIDTVVYFQVTDARAATYEIANYLGAVEQLTTTTLRNVVGGLNLEEALTSRDNINGQLRIVLDEATGKWGIRVGRVELKAIDPPLSIQDSMEKQMRAERDKRAAILISEGTKQSAILEAEGARQSDILRAEGEAQAAVLRANGEAEAIKTVFASIHEGNPDNKLLAYQYLQTLPKLADGSANKLWIIPSELTEALKGIGGAFTPKNGEPTPGAGSPAAPSALPEIPAEIAAALGYTKIKPEGSGD; this is encoded by the coding sequence ATGTCCGCCGGAACCATCGTGGGGCTCATCGCCCTTGTCATCGTCATTATCTTTGTGCTGGTTGTTATCTCGCGCGCCGTGCGGATCATCCCGCAGTCGCAGAGCGGCATCGTGGAGCGCCTCGGGCGCTATCACAAGACCCTGCAGCCGGGCCTGAATATCCTGGTTCCGTTTATCGACCGGCTTCGCCCGCTGATCGATATGCGCGAGCAGGTTGTCTCCTTCCCGCCCCAGCCCGTGATCACCGAGGATAACCTCGTGGTCTCGATCGATACCGTGGTGTATTTCCAGGTCACCGACGCGCGCGCCGCGACCTATGAGATCGCCAACTACCTGGGTGCCGTGGAACAGCTCACCACCACCACGCTGCGAAACGTCGTGGGTGGGCTTAACCTCGAGGAGGCGCTGACCAGCCGCGATAACATCAACGGACAGCTGCGCATCGTCCTGGACGAGGCCACCGGCAAATGGGGCATCCGCGTGGGTCGTGTGGAGCTGAAGGCCATCGATCCGCCCCTGTCGATCCAGGATTCCATGGAGAAGCAGATGCGTGCCGAGCGGGATAAGCGTGCCGCGATCCTCATCTCCGAGGGAACCAAGCAGTCCGCGATCCTCGAGGCCGAGGGAGCCCGGCAGTCCGATATCCTCCGCGCCGAGGGTGAGGCCCAGGCCGCGGTCCTCCGCGCCAATGGTGAGGCCGAGGCCATTAAGACGGTCTTCGCCTCGATCCACGAGGGAAACCCCGATAATAAGCTGCTGGCCTATCAGTACCTGCAGACGCTGCCCAAGCTCGCCGATGGTTCGGCCAATAAGCTCTGGATCATCCCGTCCGAGCTCACCGAGGCGCTGAAGGGCATCGGCGGGGCCTTCACCCCGAAGAACGGCGAGCCCACGCCGGGAGCCGGCTCCCCCGCGGCGCCCTCCGCCCTGCCGGAGATTCCCGCCGAGATCGCGGCGGCCCTGGGTTATACCAAGATCAAGCCCGAGGGTTCGGGTGACTAA
- a CDS encoding glycerophosphodiester phosphodiesterase family protein translates to MTKVSSSFFATASPRVFAHRGLAVAVSENSTESFALALRAGATHLETDTRITADGVAVLFHDAHYRRGGRRVRLSERTLAELRDPVTGAGFEIPTLEGVLREFPAARFNIDVKENAVIAPAAAAIRGAGAGDRVLITSFNDHRARAARALLPGVASSASQSGVIRLILGLALHLPRIARSGLRGVQAVQLPVKFAGIRVLTPRLIELCHEHGVEVHIWTVNDPSEMARLLAMGVDGLITDRADLAAGIVRQRGKKSSN, encoded by the coding sequence GTGACTAAGGTCTCCTCCTCGTTTTTTGCCACGGCCAGTCCCCGCGTGTTTGCGCACCGGGGCCTGGCCGTTGCCGTATCCGAGAACTCCACCGAGTCTTTTGCCCTGGCCCTGCGGGCCGGGGCCACGCACCTGGAGACCGATACCCGGATCACGGCCGATGGGGTCGCTGTGCTCTTCCACGACGCCCACTACCGCCGCGGGGGGCGCCGCGTGCGCCTCTCCGAGCGGACGCTCGCCGAGCTGCGCGATCCGGTCACCGGGGCCGGGTTCGAGATCCCCACCCTGGAGGGCGTGCTGCGCGAGTTCCCCGCGGCCCGGTTTAATATCGACGTTAAAGAAAATGCGGTGATCGCCCCGGCCGCGGCGGCGATTCGGGGTGCCGGGGCGGGCGATCGAGTGCTCATCACCTCGTTTAACGACCATCGTGCGCGCGCCGCCCGCGCCCTGCTCCCCGGGGTGGCCTCCTCCGCGAGCCAGTCGGGGGTGATCCGGCTGATCCTCGGATTGGCGCTGCACCTGCCGCGCATTGCCCGCTCGGGCCTGCGCGGCGTTCAGGCTGTGCAGCTGCCCGTAAAATTTGCCGGCATCCGGGTGCTCACGCCGCGCCTGATCGAGCTCTGCCACGAGCACGGCGTGGAGGTGCATATTTGGACCGTGAATGACCCCTCCGAGATGGCACGCCTGCTGGCCATGGGTGTGGACGGGCTGATCACCGATCGCGCCGACCTCGCGGCAGGAATTGTGCGCCAACGTGGGAAAAAATCCTCAAACTGA
- a CDS encoding RNA polymerase-binding protein RbpA, translating to MADRSLRGMRLGAQSLQSEEGVIFSDREKHIYLCPKCGHETGLVFAADAEAPDTWECRKCGEQAVLMVGAEPITLDPSEQKQVRTHWDMLLERRSREELQVLLDERLSYLRERRGQKKVGA from the coding sequence ATGGCAGATCGCAGTTTGCGCGGAATGCGCCTGGGCGCACAAAGCCTTCAGAGTGAAGAGGGTGTCATTTTCTCGGACCGAGAAAAGCACATCTACCTATGCCCCAAATGCGGCCACGAAACCGGACTGGTTTTTGCGGCCGATGCCGAAGCCCCCGATACCTGGGAATGCCGCAAATGCGGCGAGCAGGCGGTCCTGATGGTTGGCGCCGAGCCGATCACCCTGGACCCCAGCGAACAAAAGCAGGTGCGCACCCACTGGGACATGCTCCTGGAACGCCGCAGCCGCGAGGAGCTTCAGGTGCTGCTCGATGAGCGCCTCAGCTATCTCCGCGAACGTCGCGGCCAGAAAAAGGTGGGCGCCTAG
- the lnt gene encoding apolipoprotein N-acyltransferase encodes MRTRFDSWQSLDRSGPWRSRLSPRPLPGDPAPSTGTFWALLLALGSGPVLNAAFPALGLWPLSFLGMGMILWAIQGRGFWAGTGLGMLAGLGFYLSHVAWTALYLGPIPWLALSTLEAIFFALGCGLIAVAYRLVPRAWPGRSGQFLLPVIIAALWVTREYIAGNWPYGGFAWGRLALAHSESPFAALASWLGVSGLSFIIALIAASAVALLRSGVLATPARLLLPALLVAALGAVPVFAVEQVGTSRIAAVQGNGKAGYFDERDPGDVLSAQIQATLPLQNDAVDMVVWPENGTDLDPMQYPEASGALNYLTALLNAPIITGTIAEREGKFYNSSILWMPETGPETYYDKVRPIPFGEYVPDREFWTPFAPDLINLIGRDYTPGTVDNIFDINGTIAAISICFDIVDDNLLRDAVSRGAQVILAQTNNADFGRTEENQQQLAIARLRAIETGRALVNISTVGTSQMINSDGSTLAEIAPYEPGYMVENVPLHRGNTPAVVLGAALNTGIIIFAVAGVVLMLGLGRRPRR; translated from the coding sequence ATGCGCACCCGTTTTGATTCCTGGCAATCGCTCGACCGCTCCGGCCCCTGGCGTTCGCGCCTGAGCCCGCGCCCGCTCCCGGGGGATCCAGCCCCGAGCACGGGCACGTTCTGGGCCCTGCTGCTGGCCCTGGGCTCGGGGCCGGTACTGAATGCAGCCTTCCCGGCGCTGGGCCTCTGGCCGCTGAGCTTCCTGGGCATGGGCATGATCCTCTGGGCGATCCAGGGCCGCGGCTTCTGGGCCGGAACCGGCCTCGGGATGCTCGCGGGCCTCGGCTTTTATCTGTCCCATGTGGCCTGGACGGCGCTCTATCTGGGCCCGATTCCCTGGCTGGCACTCTCCACCCTGGAGGCGATCTTCTTTGCGCTGGGATGTGGCCTGATTGCCGTGGCCTATCGCCTCGTGCCGCGCGCCTGGCCCGGCCGTTCCGGGCAGTTCCTGCTCCCGGTCATCATCGCTGCACTCTGGGTCACCCGAGAGTATATTGCGGGGAACTGGCCCTATGGCGGATTCGCCTGGGGCCGGCTCGCACTGGCGCATTCGGAGAGCCCGTTTGCGGCGCTGGCCAGCTGGCTGGGCGTGAGCGGTCTAAGCTTTATCATCGCGCTGATTGCCGCCTCCGCGGTGGCGCTGCTGCGCTCGGGTGTGCTGGCCACCCCGGCCCGACTCCTGCTTCCGGCGCTCCTGGTGGCCGCGCTCGGCGCGGTCCCGGTTTTTGCCGTGGAGCAGGTGGGCACCAGCCGCATCGCCGCGGTGCAGGGCAACGGCAAGGCCGGCTATTTTGATGAGCGCGACCCCGGGGACGTGCTGTCCGCGCAGATCCAGGCCACGCTGCCGCTGCAAAACGATGCGGTGGATATGGTGGTCTGGCCGGAAAACGGCACCGATCTGGACCCGATGCAATATCCGGAGGCCTCGGGGGCGCTGAACTATCTCACGGCGCTGCTGAATGCCCCGATCATCACGGGAACGATTGCCGAACGCGAGGGTAAGTTTTATAACTCCTCGATTCTGTGGATGCCCGAGACCGGCCCGGAAACCTATTACGATAAGGTCCGCCCGATCCCGTTTGGCGAGTATGTTCCCGATCGCGAGTTTTGGACGCCGTTTGCGCCCGACCTGATCAACCTGATCGGCCGCGACTATACCCCCGGCACCGTGGATAATATTTTTGATATCAACGGCACGATCGCGGCGATTTCCATCTGCTTCGATATCGTGGACGATAACCTGCTGCGCGATGCTGTCTCCCGCGGAGCCCAGGTGATTCTGGCGCAGACCAATAACGCCGATTTTGGTCGTACCGAGGAGAATCAGCAGCAGCTCGCGATTGCGCGGCTGCGGGCCATCGAGACCGGGCGTGCGCTCGTGAATATCTCCACCGTGGGCACCAGCCAGATGATTAACTCCGATGGCTCAACGCTCGCCGAGATTGCGCCCTATGAGCCGGGCTATATGGTCGAGAATGTTCCGCTGCATCGGGGTAATACCCCGGCGGTGGTGCTCGGCGCCGCCCTCAACACGGGCATCATTATTTTTGCGGTGGCCGGAGTGGTCCTGATGCTGGGCCTGGGTCGCCGCCCCCGCCGCTAG
- a CDS encoding DEAD/DEAH box helicase codes for MSSSPQTTPEAAPPSAAERFAAHKAKTPLVTAFVERQKFALDPFQLAAAASVEAGNSVLVAAPTGAGKTIIAEFAIYAAMQGPAAKVFYTAPMKALSNQKYNELVAEYGADQVGLLTGDSNINSGARIVVMTTEVLRNMLYAGSGLLDHLAYVVMDEVHYLADRFRGAVWEEVIIHLPRSVRLIALSATVSNAEEFGDWLQAVRGNTEVIVSEERPVPLDQHVLVRGKLIEMFQTEYRGDTRTVNPEFIRLVQGNSGGHKSRRQREYEKYNRRSLPGHGNLDRAGLVDLLGESDLLPAIFFIFSRVGCDQAVRQVLRSGVRLTTHEERREIREFVDERCRTLLEEDLAVLGYWEWRDGLERGVAAHHAGLLPAFKEVVEELFRRKLVKVVFATETLALGINMPARTVVLEKLEKFNGEARVPITPGEYTQLTGRAGRRGIDVEGHAVIHWREELNAEAVASLASKRTYPLKSSFRPTYNMAVNLIDQFGRGRARTILESSFAQFQADRDVVGLARKVEEQKASLAGYAASMQCHLGDFAAYARVRRELTDLERKSNERTSRANHERRQKRLTELRAEMREHPCHNCPDREKHARWAERWWKLKRSTDQLSRQISERTGAVARVFDRITDVLLEREYLERDSNGALILSKSGIILKRIYGERDLLIAEALRRGLWTTLNPESLAAMASCLVFEPRRDNGNPDERYLPGGAFRDALRASETLWSQLDDAEQAHHLPGSEPLATGLASAMFDWARGEHLDNVLREADMAAGDFVRWCKQTIDLLDQLSMVADAPVAGNARKALDQIRRGIVAYSSI; via the coding sequence GTGAGTAGCTCTCCCCAAACCACGCCCGAAGCCGCCCCGCCCTCCGCCGCCGAGAGATTCGCCGCGCATAAGGCCAAGACGCCACTGGTCACCGCGTTTGTGGAGAGGCAAAAATTTGCGCTAGATCCCTTCCAGCTGGCCGCGGCCGCAAGCGTGGAGGCCGGAAATAGCGTGCTGGTCGCGGCACCCACGGGGGCCGGCAAAACGATCATCGCGGAGTTTGCGATCTATGCGGCGATGCAGGGCCCCGCCGCGAAGGTGTTTTATACGGCGCCAATGAAGGCGCTGAGCAATCAGAAATATAACGAGCTGGTGGCCGAATACGGGGCCGATCAGGTCGGGCTGCTGACCGGGGATAGCAATATCAACTCGGGCGCCCGGATCGTGGTGATGACCACCGAGGTCCTGCGCAATATGCTTTATGCCGGTTCGGGCCTCCTGGATCACCTGGCCTATGTGGTCATGGACGAGGTGCACTATCTTGCCGATCGGTTCCGCGGCGCCGTCTGGGAGGAGGTCATCATCCACCTTCCGCGCTCGGTGCGGCTGATCGCCCTGAGCGCCACGGTATCCAACGCCGAGGAGTTTGGTGACTGGCTGCAGGCTGTGCGGGGCAATACCGAGGTGATTGTCTCCGAGGAGCGCCCGGTTCCCCTGGATCAGCACGTGCTGGTGCGCGGCAAGTTGATCGAGATGTTCCAGACCGAATATCGCGGGGATACCCGCACCGTGAACCCCGAGTTTATCCGCCTGGTGCAGGGAAACTCGGGCGGGCATAAGAGCCGCCGCCAGCGCGAATACGAAAAATATAATCGCCGCAGCCTGCCGGGTCACGGTAACCTCGACCGTGCGGGGCTTGTGGATCTGCTCGGCGAGTCCGATCTGCTGCCCGCGATCTTTTTTATCTTCAGCCGCGTGGGCTGCGATCAGGCCGTGCGCCAGGTCCTGCGTTCGGGCGTGCGCCTCACCACCCACGAGGAACGGCGGGAGATCCGCGAGTTTGTGGACGAACGCTGCCGCACCCTGCTCGAGGAGGACCTCGCGGTCCTCGGTTATTGGGAGTGGCGCGATGGCCTGGAGCGCGGCGTGGCCGCCCATCACGCCGGCCTGCTGCCCGCCTTTAAAGAGGTGGTGGAGGAGCTGTTCCGCCGCAAGCTGGTGAAGGTGGTTTTTGCCACGGAAACCCTCGCGCTGGGGATTAATATGCCCGCGCGCACGGTGGTCCTGGAAAAGCTGGAAAAATTTAACGGCGAGGCCCGCGTGCCGATCACGCCGGGGGAGTATACCCAGCTCACCGGGCGGGCCGGCCGCCGCGGGATCGATGTGGAGGGCCATGCGGTCATCCATTGGCGCGAGGAACTGAACGCGGAGGCCGTGGCCTCGCTCGCGTCCAAGCGCACCTATCCGCTGAAATCGAGCTTCCGCCCCACCTATAACATGGCCGTGAACCTGATCGATCAATTCGGTCGGGGCCGCGCCCGCACCATCCTGGAGTCCTCGTTTGCGCAGTTCCAGGCCGACCGCGACGTGGTGGGCCTGGCCCGCAAGGTGGAGGAGCAGAAGGCCTCCCTGGCCGGCTATGCCGCGTCGATGCAGTGCCACCTGGGCGATTTTGCGGCCTATGCGCGCGTGCGCCGCGAGCTGACCGATCTGGAACGCAAATCCAATGAGCGCACCAGCCGTGCCAATCACGAGCGGCGCCAGAAGCGCCTGACCGAGCTGCGCGCGGAGATGCGCGAGCACCCGTGTCATAACTGTCCCGATCGGGAAAAGCACGCCCGCTGGGCCGAGCGCTGGTGGAAGCTGAAGCGCTCCACCGATCAGCTCAGCCGGCAGATCAGCGAGCGCACGGGGGCGGTGGCGCGGGTATTTGACCGCATCACCGACGTGCTGCTGGAGCGCGAATATCTGGAGCGCGATAGCAATGGCGCCCTGATCCTCAGCAAGAGCGGGATCATCCTTAAGCGCATCTATGGTGAGCGCGACCTGCTCATCGCCGAGGCGCTGCGCCGCGGCCTGTGGACCACCCTGAACCCCGAGTCGCTTGCGGCGATGGCCAGCTGCCTGGTCTTTGAGCCGCGCCGCGATAACGGCAACCCCGATGAGCGCTATCTGCCCGGCGGCGCGTTCCGAGATGCGCTGCGCGCCTCGGAGACGCTCTGGTCCCAGCTGGACGATGCCGAACAGGCCCACCACCTGCCCGGCAGCGAGCCCCTCGCCACCGGCCTGGCCAGCGCGATGTTTGACTGGGCCCGCGGGGAGCACCTGGATAACGTATTGCGCGAGGCCGATATGGCCGCGGGAGACTTTGTGCGCTGGTGCAAGCAGACCATCGACCTGCTGGATCAGCTCTCGATGGTCGCCGATGCGCCCGTGGCCGGTAATGCCCGCAAGGCCCTCGATCAGATTCGCCGCGGCATCGTGGCCTATAGCTCAATCTAA
- the tatC gene encoding twin-arginine translocase subunit TatC — protein sequence MAVGSAPTKNREGRMSLGQHLVELRKRLFISALAIVVGMGIGFYFSGMAIVEISRPIQELAQESGKALLNFDTVTSPFDLRMKVALTLGTVISSPVWLYQIWAYFMPALTRKEIGYALGFLGAAIPLFLAGCFAGWWVFPRIIEVMAWFTPEGAANIYQAGYYYDFVLKLILAVGIAFVLPVLLVLLNFVGVLSARGIIGGWRWAILGITLFCAMATPAADVVSMFILAAPMVVLYFAAWAIAWVHDRRVAKRLQREFETESSQ from the coding sequence GTGGCCGTCGGTTCTGCGCCGACCAAGAACCGCGAGGGGCGGATGTCCCTCGGTCAGCATCTGGTCGAACTTCGAAAGCGCCTGTTTATCAGTGCCCTCGCCATCGTGGTGGGCATGGGTATCGGTTTTTATTTTTCCGGTATGGCCATCGTGGAGATTTCGCGGCCCATTCAGGAGCTCGCGCAGGAAAGTGGCAAGGCCCTCCTGAACTTCGATACGGTCACCTCCCCGTTTGATCTGCGGATGAAGGTCGCCCTCACGCTGGGCACCGTGATCTCCTCGCCGGTATGGCTCTACCAGATCTGGGCCTATTTTATGCCCGCCCTGACCCGCAAGGAGATCGGCTATGCGCTGGGTTTCCTCGGCGCCGCTATCCCGCTGTTTCTTGCGGGCTGTTTTGCGGGCTGGTGGGTTTTCCCCCGCATCATCGAGGTCATGGCCTGGTTCACCCCCGAGGGGGCGGCCAATATTTATCAGGCGGGCTATTATTACGACTTTGTCCTGAAGCTCATCCTCGCGGTGGGTATCGCGTTTGTGCTGCCGGTGCTGCTGGTGCTGCTGAATTTTGTGGGTGTGCTCAGTGCCCGCGGAATCATCGGCGGCTGGCGCTGGGCCATCCTGGGCATCACGCTGTTCTGTGCCATGGCCACCCCCGCCGCCGATGTCGTCTCGATGTTTATTCTTGCGGCACCGATGGTGGTCCTCTACTTTGCCGCCTGGGCAATCGCCTGGGTGCACGATCGTCGGGTGGCTAAACGCCTCCAGCGCGAATTCGAAACGGAATCCTCCCAGTGA
- a CDS encoding twin-arginine translocase TatA/TatE family subunit has product MIMQNILSGWHLPVVLFIILLIWGGPKLPGLARSLGQSMNIFKSEIRSGKKSEGDNTSDAPAESAGNSTLDSDSSHKN; this is encoded by the coding sequence ATGATCATGCAAAACATCCTGAGTGGATGGCACCTTCCGGTAGTCCTCTTCATCATCCTGCTGATCTGGGGTGGACCCAAGCTTCCCGGTCTGGCCCGCAGCCTCGGCCAGTCGATGAATATCTTCAAGTCCGAGATTCGTTCCGGCAAGAAGTCCGAGGGTGACAACACCTCGGATGCGCCCGCCGAGAGTGCCGGTAACTCCACTCTCGACAGCGACTCCTCCCACAAGAACTAG